The following nucleotide sequence is from Columba livia isolate bColLiv1 breed racing homer chromosome 13, bColLiv1.pat.W.v2, whole genome shotgun sequence.
GCATCCTCAGGACACACTTTGGGTCTTATTGAGCCCCTACTATCGCAGCTGAGTGGTATTCTCAAGTTCTTTTCACGCAGTAAGATGTGTTTGTGGGTGCTTTAATTAGCAGATTGACATAAACAGGCATCTAGGGCTGGAATTATTCATTAGGAGTTGGGTGCCTAATTTCCTTAGATACTTTTGAAAATCTCACCCCAtcatgtttaattaaaaatgtcagaTGATATCAATACTCAGATGTGTCTGCTCTTGGTCTCCCGAGAAGATTTCCAAAATCTACTTCTCATTCCATCTGTTCCTGACAGAGGGAGGACTGACTTGGCCCATTCTTGAACCAAAACGtcaacaaataattttaaaagactaTAAACTGCGAATGATATTAATCTCCTGAGTAGGCCTCTGAACCCTTCCTTGGATCTGCTTGTTCCCAAGTAGCTTGTAAGCTAAGAAATGGGAAAGCAGGCTATGTGCAAATGTTAGGGAGCACAACTACGTGTAACCTGCACTAGCTTTGCTAAGAAAAATACTTATCTTACAGGAGGGCCATGAAGCAGATGCTTCTAAAATGACTTTTAAagccacacaaacacacaggcacacacgtacgcacacacacatccacGCAGCCTCACGACGTTCACGCTGACAGACACCCACAAGCTCTTTAGCACACAAGTTTGTTTTAGGTGAGAATTTGGGGGGTAAGGTGGAATTCACTGCGTTTTTCCTCAGAAGTTCCTTTATCCTCCTGCTCATGTTCAGTTCGCtggtaagaaataaataatctcATTCCTCAAGTACGAGAgattttttggttgttgttctgGGTACTCAGCATCTCCTTTTATTCATGTAAACGCCCCAGTTTTTCAGCTCTGCCAGTTCAGTAGCATCAGAATTCATGAACAAACTCAATCCCCACTGTTCGAGTGTCTCTGTCGGTAAATCTAGGGCAGGTTTATGACAAAAAAATCTGATGCGCTGCCACGAGGAATCAAGGAACCTGCAAGGCTGAGCCCTTGTACTCCCCAGTACTCTccctttcctcctggtctgCTGGGTTTTTTGGTAGCACAAGTCATTTTACAAAgtgacagtttaaaaaaaaatatatatatatataacatcaGATCAGTTCTATGTCACACTGAGGTGTACATGTTATCCCTCAGACATTTTAAGGTTCGGCTGTACTTACTCTGGGAACGGGGGACGTCTGGGTACCTTTCCTTTGGCCGCTGGTCTCGGGCGTCAGGTCTCGGTGGTCCAACTGAATGTGGCTCTCGAGGTCTTCGGCACTTTCAAATTTGACACTACACTCGGGACACCTCAGGCTGCCACAGGGCCTCTCGTTCACCTCCTGCGGCGCCAGCCCCGAGGACTGTCCGTTGGCGCCCCTGGTCATGCATCCCGCGCACAGCCCGTAGGGAAGGCCGTTCACATCCAGCTTTACCAAGTCCTGCTTATTCCGGAACTCCTTCAAGCACAACGCACACTTGTAGAGTTTTTGCAAGGCCTGGCCGTTGGGCGATGAGGTTGCGGAGTTTCCCGCCAGTTTCTGCATGTGGAAGGTCCCGTGGATTTTCAGCTCCAGGGTGGAGGTGACCGTCTGCATGCAGACAACGCAGCGAAACCCGGTGAGGGAGTTTCTGAGGTCCGGATGCATCTGGCAGTGCTCGATAAATTCCTCCTCGCTCTGCAGCGGCATTTTGCAGATCCGACACGTGCCCGTATCCAGACTCTTGCTGTGGGTGACTTTGTGCTCCGTCAGGGTGAGGAGCGACGGGAAGCGCTCCCCACAGATGGGGCACATGTAGTGCTTAGCAGGGCCCCGGTGGGTCTGCATGTGCTCTCTCAGGCCGTTTTCGGAGAAAAAGGTCCTCGAGCAGATGTTACACTTGTGGCTACCTTTGATGAACTCTGCTTTCTTCCTAGAACAGTCGTCCTCCCCGGGCCTGATGTTATGATCTCTCAAGCGATGGTTCTGCAAGAGAACCTCCATAGTGTAGGCAGCCCCACAAATGTCACAGCCGTACATGGGCTCCGAAGCGTCCACGTCGTCCTCGCTGGCTTCGTGGCTGTTGGAAGTATCCGGATTCTTCATCAACATGTTCTGGATATCCGCCCCTTCCGTCTTCTTATTTGTCGGGGTCATGCCGTTAGCCGTCCCGTTCTCAGCGCTGGCATCGAACACGCAGTGTTTCTCCCGCAAGTGCTTTTCCAGCAATATGATGGCGTGAAAAGCTTTGCTACAAAACTTGCAGTTGTACTTTTTGCTGTGGGTTGTGATATGGCACTGCAGTTCCACCTCTGTGCTAAAGGTCTCACCGCAGAAGATGCACTTGTGAGACTTCGACGGGTTCCCCAAGTGACTGTGCTTCACGTGGATCTGGAGATCCACCTCCTTCCTGAAATCCCAGTTACAGGCTGTGCAGCGATACATCTTCTTCTCATTGCTATGCTTGACTGCCAGATGCACTTGGATAGATACCTTGGAATCAAAAACTTCTTGGCAAAGGGTGCAGTGATACAACACAAAAGTATGCATGTCCAACAAATGCTTCTGCAAATCATCCACCGAAGAAAACTGTTTGTCGCAGCTCTCGCATACATAATGCGTTGAAGTTGTCATGTAATGTACGGTGAGATGCTGCAGAAGGGACTCCTGGGAGTCAAAGTCTTCTTTACACTGAGGGCAAGACTGTTTCCTCAACAGCAACTCCAAATGCAACTTTAAATGGGTTTGAAAACTTTCAAAATTGGAGAACTTTAGATCACACTGATTACACGGGTATTCACCATTCGACACTGAGTTCACGCTAGCAGAAAGCCGTTGCCTTTTAGGGGAAGAGACTTCAACATCAGAAGAAACTGGactctgctctgcttttgaCTTCTTATTGTGTGCCAGAGGAATGTTCTTGTGGTTTTCTTTAATATGCTTTGTAAGCTTCAGGATGGAGCCAAAAATGGGGGAGTTTGTGCAATAAGGGCATGAATAAACTTCCATAAAAGACTGGGTTGGCTGAATGACAGGGGAATCCAATTTTGAATTTCCTACATTGCAGTGAGTCTGCTGAATGTGCTCAGTCAAGGTTGCTTCGGTCAGGAAGCCCATGGAGCACTGGTTACAGAAGAAAGCGTTGTTGCCATCTTGAGGGGTAGCGTTTGGGCCACAGTGAGTAATACGGATGTGTTCTTGTAAGCTGTTGATGTCCGCAAACATCTCTGGGCAGTAGTTACAGTGAAAGGCGGAAATGTTGCTAAACTGCACCATGGGATAGGCGTGGTTTTTGTGCACCTTTCGCACGTGTTCGTTCAAGTTGTAGAGCGTAGGCATGGAATCAAGGCAGATCTGGCACGTGTGGCTTTGCTGAGGTTTATCCGCATGAATGGTCTTCAGGTGGATCTCCAGAACGGCAAGGCTGTTGAAGTCGCGCTTCGAGCAGTACGGGCAGCTGTACGTAACTTTCGACCAGCTCTGCCCTTCCTCTCTGTCCACAGacctcattttcttctgtcccCTCAAAGGCTTTAAGGTCGAATCCGGGGTGGAACCTCTCTCCACCGAGGCGCTGGAGTCGGGCGTCGCGCTGCTCATGGACGCCACGCTGCCCAGGACGGGGTCCGGGCTGATGCTGTGATTGCTGGAGTCAGGTTGTCTGTGGCTGTCCAAGTGGCAATAAACTTCCTCCACAGAAGAGAACTGCTCCGGGCACATAGGGcacttgtgttttttgttggcATGGGCTTGATGAATGTGTGAGAGCAGCGAGTTTTCGTCTGCAAATACTTCAGGGCAATGAATACACTGCAAATCTGCCTTCTCGGAAAGCTGTGGGTGGCGTGTCATTACGTGCTTCTCCAAATCTTCAGTCTGACTGAACGTCTCTTCACAGTAATCACACATAAAATCATCCTTCTTCACCTCTTTCTCAGTCTTTGCCATATGTTCCTTGTTCTTTTTATGAGCCTGCATGTGACTCTGCAACGAGCTGGTGGAGGAAAACCCGCGTTTACACACAGTGCACTTGAACGGTTTGCTGGAGCTGTGGGTTTTCAGGTGAATTTTGAGGTGGTCGCTGCGAGAGAACGCGGCCTCGCATTCGTGGCAATGGTACTTTTTATCCCCCGTGTGAAGCTTTATGTGGCGGTCCCTACTTCTCTTGTGCTTAAAAAGCCGGCTACAGTAGGTGCATTTGAAAGGTAGTTTGTCACTGTGGATCTGCTCGTGCCTTTTAAGGTAGCTCAGGCGGATGAAGGACTTATCGCAAAACTGACAGGGATACGGCAGGCCGgtccccccttcctcctccccgaTGCCGAGATCACACCCATCTCCTATCATCTGAGTGGGTGATGCAACATCTTTGCTGGAGGGAGATGAAGCCACCCAGGAGAGTTGTGGGTCGTCATCACCATCTGTAatgggaaagcagaaaggagattAAAAACAATTCCCAGTGCATCTGTGAAATAAGGACAAAGCTCTCAACAACACGATGGGCTTCTGCCACTACagcattcaaaaataaataaatatgaaaaatctCTCTCGAATTTCAAAGGAGGTTTGAGAAAGAGCGATAAAATATATCGGTCCGCATCCTTCACAAATATGCCAGCATATAGTGTTAATAAAAAGCGTTTCTCTTTAGCAGGTTAAACACCTGCTCACCGTACTGTGAAGCAATAAacaatgaataaagaaagcaaaacacaatGTGCAGTGAAGCAAtgcaaacattttgaaaagctaCAGTATTAAGTGTCCACCTGTGATTTTGTGGGTCTTTTTAAACGCTACATCGAGGTGATTTTAAGTAATGTCTGCATTTAACAAAATCCTTCGGCTCTGTCTCACAACTGTAACAGAACGAAAGGCTGCTCAAAGCAGAGCTGAAATACAAGCATCACATTTGAGGCACCTCAATGAAACCAGAGATCTGCATCATTCCCGTATTCATTCGTATGACAGGTAACGTTGCCTGCTTGgtgcaaaataaaaccaattttaAAAGCTCAGAAAATCACCATTGGAGGTCTCAAGACATCACGAAAGAATCAACTTCAGGATAAAACAAGAGCCCAGCCTCTGTTTTAGTAACTATTTCCTTTCGCTCAATATGatgttttggaaaatattttataatttgaTATTACCATAAAGAAACACAGCACCGACTCCAGCAGCAAAAAAGTCGTTTTAGGAAGAATACATAAAATGTTGGCAGCTTTCATAAACAGAACTGTtaacaagaaacagaagagagcGAGTTCAAATATCCTAATCCCAATAAATGCGGAGATGTTGAGCGAAGCAAAAATGCCACCAGTCCGATATTAAACCGAACCATGGaatgaagcaaaaaagaaagttaatgTAAACAAGGGAAGGCACTGACCACATATACATTTGGAGATTCAAAAAAAAGATCTGGTTCTCCAGATGCGTTGTCCTTATAAAACATTTAATGTTCCTACTTCAGCTCTTACTAAAGCAAAGCACTAAAACAATCCCGGCTGTGGGTGTcggagccgccagctccgcgGCCACGGGCGCACAGGAGCACGTGTTGGGGACGATCCGCGAGCGGGGCCGGGACGTCACCCCGCACGGGCAGCTCCCATGGTAAAACCCTCCTGTCACCCAGGAAAGGGCGAGCGGAGCTGCCTGGGCAAACCACACCAAAGTCACGCACCAAACAGCTCCTCCGGCACAAGGGGCTGCTGGTTTTGGGCTGTGTGGGTCGGGCACCCGCGCCCCTCGCTCCCCAGTTTAATAAACCGCCTGGTCTGGAGTGATGCCAGACACCGAGAACGCGCCTCCCCCTGCTCCAAAATGCACCCGGCTCCAGCGCCGCGCTCCTGGGATGCTCCAGCTCTTTGTGCTCAACTCACTCCTCCGTGCCTGGCCCGGCCTGAGCCCAAAACCCATGCGACGAGCCCCCCATTTTTACATGAACTCTTCTCCTCTTCATCCCCCAACCACGAGCCGGtgtctctctgcagctgcaACAAAGCCTCACGTTGCCAACCTCAGCTTCATCCTCTGCTGCCCGGGGATGCCCTGTCCaacaggctggggctgcagccccacGGCCCCACTGACCCAcggccccgcagccccacggcgggcaggagcagccagcTGCAGCGCCCGGATTAGCGGCCCCAGGGAGGTGCGGGTGGCTCTGGGCTGGCTAATTCCCTCCTCTcgccagctgggctcctccggGAGATGAGACAAAGGGGAGCAAGAGGGGGGTGCTGGGCCCCAACTAGGGCAGCACATGGTGTGTTTGCTACCGCCGCTGCTGTctggagtggggagggggggaagaagaaaaacaacaacaacaggggaaaaaaagcacaccaGCATTGTGTTATTTACTGCTCGGCTTATTGgctgtaattaaaataatttaaatgtccACTTTGCAGGAATTACTATAAaaatctatatatttttaatctcttccctgcccagcacacaggCTGCACCGGGGGAGCCCCGAGCCCTTAAACCAAACAGCGAACAAAGCTCCATTGTTCTGCTTTGGAACGGGAGATGCGATGGGCCAAATCCAGCGGTAACGCCGGCTGGGCCGCTGCTTTAACTTTGTTCCATCCGCAGGCGCGGGTGCCAACCACGGCGCTGGCCCACCGTGCAATCCCAGCAGAGCTCTCAGAAGGTCTCGTTCTCCTCTGACACCAACTGATCTACCCCAACACGCACTCAACGCTCACACGGGGCCAGGTCCCCTCCAGCCGCTGCTCTTCAAACGGGTTGGGCTATTCGGAAAAGCAAGATCAAAGCAAGCTGGTGTTACTGGGTGCGGGACGCACAAAGACGTTGCTGCGCTAATGTGATCCGGATTCAAAAAAGTTCACGTTTCTCAGGTTGAAAAGCTGGGTTTGTAACAAAAACTGAAGCATTTACACAGTTGAAAGGTTGTGTCCTTTTGTTACTTTGTTTAGACCTTTCACTGAATTTCATGTTTAACTTCTGGATTCTTTTTGCTGCACCGTTTTCTCCTACTTTTACAATTTAAAAGGAATCAGGAAACTTTAAGACCCAGAAACAACCTACCTTGACTTCCTTACAAACAAGATGCTAAATTACTGAAGGCCTAAACTGGAGAAATTAGGGAAAACTCATTATCATTAATCTctttatgaaatgaaaaatagccctgtTAATTTTAAATGGCCATATTAAATTGAAGAAAACACCTATAATGAACTGAGAAGGAAATTCTACGGTATTTTAGCAGAGTAATATTTTAGTGGGAAGACAGATATATTTTAGATGTGGTGTGACATGTCTGGCAATGATGGTGAGAATAATAATTCTACATTAATGCAATCAAAGGAATGTAGCAGaatgagaaaaatcactttCAAAAAGGAGATTAAAGTCATTAAAAATGGCTAATCCTGCAAAGTGGGACTGTTCTAAAATAGAGAATCACATGGCTGGTGCAAGGCTTTTGTCATTTGCACATAAGAGAATCCAAACAAGTATTAAAAGGGTAAGAAAATTCAATAAAAagtttaattaggaaaaaaagagcattaaGGCAGCTTCAGGATGTCAGTAGTCCTCAGGATATATGTTCGGGTCATGAAGCTTAAAGGGCCAAACTTGATAATCAATCTCAAAGCAGTACAGTAATTTAGCAACTTAATGTTCAGCACGTTTACGGGACTGCGAGCATTTATCATCATCACTGAGGAGATCATTCCAGCCTCAACGCATccaataaatgtatttttccttctattaaGAGCAATTTGGCCAAGCGGCGGTATAAATCATACTTCACTCTCTGTTTATCTTCCAGGTAACATGAGCCAAGTTCAGAAATAACAGTGAAGCTAAAAGAATACAACGAAGCCCCAGCAAACGCGACGTGTCGTAGCGAGGGGACCAGCAGCCCATCGGCGATTGCAGTGAGCAGCACCGATGGTGGGGATACATTTATTAGTTCTCAATTATTTTGCTATAGAACACAAGGTGTGGACAGAGCCCCCACGGGCTGGCACAGAGCTGCGGTTCCTCCGCACCTAAACACCTGCTGGGCGATGTGGGGTGTCATGAGGATCCCCCCTGCGAAACGCCCCCTGCTCCGCCTGCCCTagctgggggtcccggtggccGAACGTCCCCCACACCGCGGGCACGCCACACCAGTTTGTTCCCCCTGCTTTGGgtgcaaacagcagcacagactgAGCACCACGGGGCTCCGAAGAGGCCGCACAACCTGCCCAGGGAATCAGCACATTATCCAGGATTTGGCCAAAGAGGCAACTCTGAGATTCCTCCTGAGCACACAAGGTATCTCCATGCAGGACAATGAACCAGGGGTTAGATGCTCTTATTCTACTGGGTTTATTCCTCTAGCACAGAGCTAGTACATAAGAGAAATAGTTAAAttaacacaaacaa
It contains:
- the ZNF423 gene encoding zinc finger protein 423 isoform X2 translates to MSRRKQAKPRSVKVEEGESSDFALTWDSSVTQSGGLGGELESEVKDSRALEERNSVTSQEERNEEDEDMEDESIYTCDNCQQDFDSLADLTEHRAHNCPGDGDDDPQLSWVASSPSSKDVASPTQMIGDGCDLGIGEEEGGTGLPYPCQFCDKSFIRLSYLKRHEQIHSDKLPFKCTYCSRLFKHKRSRDRHIKLHTGDKKYHCHECEAAFSRSDHLKIHLKTHSSSKPFKCTVCKRGFSSTSSLQSHMQAHKKNKEHMAKTEKEVKKDDFMCDYCEETFSQTEDLEKHVMTRHPQLSEKADLQCIHCPEVFADENSLLSHIHQAHANKKHKCPMCPEQFSSVEEVYCHLDSHRQPDSSNHSISPDPVLGSVASMSSATPDSSASVERGSTPDSTLKPLRGQKKMRSVDREEGQSWSKVTYSCPYCSKRDFNSLAVLEIHLKTIHADKPQQSHTCQICLDSMPTLYNLNEHVRKVHKNHAYPMVQFSNISAFHCNYCPEMFADINSLQEHIRITHCGPNATPQDGNNAFFCNQCSMGFLTEATLTEHIQQTHCNVGNSKLDSPVIQPTQSFMEVYSCPYCTNSPIFGSILKLTKHIKENHKNIPLAHNKKSKAEQSPVSSDVEVSSPKRQRLSASVNSVSNGEYPCNQCDLKFSNFESFQTHLKLHLELLLRKQSCPQCKEDFDSQESLLQHLTVHYMTTSTHYVCESCDKQFSSVDDLQKHLLDMHTFVLYHCTLCQEVFDSKVSIQVHLAVKHSNEKKMYRCTACNWDFRKEVDLQIHVKHSHLGNPSKSHKCIFCGETFSTEVELQCHITTHSKKYNCKFCSKAFHAIILLEKHLREKHCVFDASAENGTANGMTPTNKKTEGADIQNMLMKNPDTSNSHEASEDDVDASEPMYGCDICGAAYTMEVLLQNHRLRDHNIRPGEDDCSRKKAEFIKGSHKCNICSRTFFSENGLREHMQTHRGPAKHYMCPICGERFPSLLTLTEHKVTHSKSLDTGTCRICKMPLQSEEEFIEHCQMHPDLRNSLTGFRCVVCMQTVTSTLELKIHGTFHMQKLAGNSATSSPNGQALQKLYKCALCLKEFRNKQDLVKLDVNGLPYGLCAGCMTRGANGQSSGLAPQEVNERPCGSLRCPECSVKFESAEDLESHIQLDHRDLTPETSGQRKGTQTSPVPRKKTYQCIKCQMTFENEREIQIHVANHMIEEGINHECKLCNQMFDSPAKLLCHLIEHSFEGMGGTFKCPVCFTVFVQANKLQQHIFAVHGQEDKIYDCSQCPQKFFFQTELQNHTLSQHAQ
- the ZNF423 gene encoding zinc finger protein 423 isoform X3, with translation MIGDGCDLGIGEEEGGTGLPYPCQFCDKSFIRLSYLKRHEQIHSDKLPFKCTYCSRLFKHKRSRDRHIKLHTGDKKYHCHECEAAFSRSDHLKIHLKTHSSSKPFKCTVCKRGFSSTSSLQSHMQAHKKNKEHMAKTEKEVKKDDFMCDYCEETFSQTEDLEKHVMTRHPQLSEKADLQCIHCPEVFADENSLLSHIHQAHANKKHKCPMCPEQFSSVEEVYCHLDSHRQPDSSNHSISPDPVLGSVASMSSATPDSSASVERGSTPDSTLKPLRGQKKMRSVDREEGQSWSKVTYSCPYCSKRDFNSLAVLEIHLKTIHADKPQQSHTCQICLDSMPTLYNLNEHVRKVHKNHAYPMVQFSNISAFHCNYCPEMFADINSLQEHIRITHCGPNATPQDGNNAFFCNQCSMGFLTEATLTEHIQQTHCNVGNSKLDSPVIQPTQSFMEVYSCPYCTNSPIFGSILKLTKHIKENHKNIPLAHNKKSKAEQSPVSSDVEVSSPKRQRLSASVNSVSNGEYPCNQCDLKFSNFESFQTHLKLHLELLLRKQSCPQCKEDFDSQESLLQHLTVHYMTTSTHYVCESCDKQFSSVDDLQKHLLDMHTFVLYHCTLCQEVFDSKVSIQVHLAVKHSNEKKMYRCTACNWDFRKEVDLQIHVKHSHLGNPSKSHKCIFCGETFSTEVELQCHITTHSKKYNCKFCSKAFHAIILLEKHLREKHCVFDASAENGTANGMTPTNKKTEGADIQNMLMKNPDTSNSHEASEDDVDASEPMYGCDICGAAYTMEVLLQNHRLRDHNIRPGEDDCSRKKAEFIKGSHKCNICSRTFFSENGLREHMQTHRGPAKHYMCPICGERFPSLLTLTEHKVTHSKSLDTGTCRICKMPLQSEEEFIEHCQMHPDLRNSLTGFRCVVCMQTVTSTLELKIHGTFHMQKLAGNSATSSPNGQALQKLYKCALCLKEFRNKQDLVKLDVNGLPYGLCAGCMTRGANGQSSGLAPQEVNERPCGSLRCPECSVKFESAEDLESHIQLDHRDLTPETSGQRKGTQTSPVPRKKTYQCIKCQMTFENEREIQIHVANHMIEEGINHECKLCNQMFDSPAKLLCHLIEHSFEGMGGTFKCPVCFTVFVQANKLQQHIFAVHGQEDKIYDCSQCPQKFFFQTELQNHTLSQHAQ
- the ZNF423 gene encoding zinc finger protein 423 isoform X1, with the protein product MSRRKQAKPRSVKVEEGESSDFALTWDSSVTQSGGLGGELESEVKDSRALEERNSVTSQEERNEEDEDMEDESIYTCDNCQQDFDSLADLTEHRAHNCPGGCLFQTAAELYMDFASLEAADFSKLLYDGDDDPQLSWVASSPSSKDVASPTQMIGDGCDLGIGEEEGGTGLPYPCQFCDKSFIRLSYLKRHEQIHSDKLPFKCTYCSRLFKHKRSRDRHIKLHTGDKKYHCHECEAAFSRSDHLKIHLKTHSSSKPFKCTVCKRGFSSTSSLQSHMQAHKKNKEHMAKTEKEVKKDDFMCDYCEETFSQTEDLEKHVMTRHPQLSEKADLQCIHCPEVFADENSLLSHIHQAHANKKHKCPMCPEQFSSVEEVYCHLDSHRQPDSSNHSISPDPVLGSVASMSSATPDSSASVERGSTPDSTLKPLRGQKKMRSVDREEGQSWSKVTYSCPYCSKRDFNSLAVLEIHLKTIHADKPQQSHTCQICLDSMPTLYNLNEHVRKVHKNHAYPMVQFSNISAFHCNYCPEMFADINSLQEHIRITHCGPNATPQDGNNAFFCNQCSMGFLTEATLTEHIQQTHCNVGNSKLDSPVIQPTQSFMEVYSCPYCTNSPIFGSILKLTKHIKENHKNIPLAHNKKSKAEQSPVSSDVEVSSPKRQRLSASVNSVSNGEYPCNQCDLKFSNFESFQTHLKLHLELLLRKQSCPQCKEDFDSQESLLQHLTVHYMTTSTHYVCESCDKQFSSVDDLQKHLLDMHTFVLYHCTLCQEVFDSKVSIQVHLAVKHSNEKKMYRCTACNWDFRKEVDLQIHVKHSHLGNPSKSHKCIFCGETFSTEVELQCHITTHSKKYNCKFCSKAFHAIILLEKHLREKHCVFDASAENGTANGMTPTNKKTEGADIQNMLMKNPDTSNSHEASEDDVDASEPMYGCDICGAAYTMEVLLQNHRLRDHNIRPGEDDCSRKKAEFIKGSHKCNICSRTFFSENGLREHMQTHRGPAKHYMCPICGERFPSLLTLTEHKVTHSKSLDTGTCRICKMPLQSEEEFIEHCQMHPDLRNSLTGFRCVVCMQTVTSTLELKIHGTFHMQKLAGNSATSSPNGQALQKLYKCALCLKEFRNKQDLVKLDVNGLPYGLCAGCMTRGANGQSSGLAPQEVNERPCGSLRCPECSVKFESAEDLESHIQLDHRDLTPETSGQRKGTQTSPVPRKKTYQCIKCQMTFENEREIQIHVANHMIEEGINHECKLCNQMFDSPAKLLCHLIEHSFEGMGGTFKCPVCFTVFVQANKLQQHIFAVHGQEDKIYDCSQCPQKFFFQTELQNHTLSQHAQ